One Amaranthus tricolor cultivar Red isolate AtriRed21 chromosome 10, ASM2621246v1, whole genome shotgun sequence genomic window carries:
- the LOC130825379 gene encoding uncharacterized protein LOC130825379, producing MEKFNAMKIMDEASRAANPQPLLPTPPKSMQDSTTVVEGIIEAPSHEEARVLPEKRKEIPPPEGLASREAPSPKKRKKTKANPAEPIHDNPEIVEDVEDGSEGSSKAIHEAVPLQQCMPFISIREPIKTTSKPVVVSSSDRKRKRVFEEEGKVYTRNIKAHKPDILFVNLGPSDMAAPFNKALCDSGSKDRK from the exons ATGGAAAAATTCAACGCGATGAAGATCATGGATGAAGCATCAAGAGCGGCGAATCCACAACCTCTACTTCCAACGCCCCCCAAG TCTATGCAAGATTCCACAACTGTGGTAGAAGGTATCATAGAGGCACCGAGCCATGAAGAAGCTCGAGTTCTTCCGGAAAAAAGGAAGGAGATACCTCCTCCCGAGGGATTGGCGAGTCGAGAGGCCCCTTCAccaaagaagaggaagaagaccaAGGCCAATCCTGCTGAACCCATACATGATAATCCGGAAATAGTCGAAGATGTTGAAGACGGATCAGAAGGATCATCTAAAGCTATTCATGAAGCAGTGCCTTTGCAGCAATGTATGCCTTTTATCTCAATAAGAGAACCTATTAAGACCACCTCTAAACCTGTTGTAGTATCTTCTTCGGATCGGAAGAGGAAGAGGGTATTTGAGGAGGAAGGAAAGGTTTACACCCGAAACATTAAGGCACATAAGCCTGACATTCTTTTTGTAAACCTTGGTCCTTCAGATATGGCGGCACCGTTCAATAAGgcgttgtgcgacagcggaagcaaagatcgaaaataa